A genomic stretch from Anas platyrhynchos isolate ZD024472 breed Pekin duck chromosome 25, IASCAAS_PekinDuck_T2T, whole genome shotgun sequence includes:
- the LOC139999413 gene encoding LOW QUALITY PROTEIN: uncharacterized protein (The sequence of the model RefSeq protein was modified relative to this genomic sequence to represent the inferred CDS: deleted 1 base in 1 codon; substituted 1 base at 1 genomic stop codon) → MPLFGKIIVIKRNGTDGIHFPLTASSCLFGRRTECDIRIQLPQVSKEHCKIEVNENEEAILTNLSTVNPTQLNGSCFQQPVPLKHGDVLTIIDRSFRFEYPLQSSPRKRRSRSPKDETRQVLHVQQVAEVELLHKQTSGSKRSSDHSECKEQNADENKQSTEENMSKALPVKLQTPKSSYKIKQSTRKQTEMSPFSKLYETLKHEIKVKKTLQGGNVPEKAGKEGGKGALQEPSAQIASSCDHVSPTEEKEIGISENNEEYKMKQEVISSELNQISMVGSATKKCFTRSPRTSVSKEMTKSILRRSNLQDHKEESTPGKSKGTEVPAKTPKPSKENDRNAACLLQPCSIERLGYADEVKIYNSAITAEKIAQTTNMTNVSEVDKHVMSTPTPRRKSPRSCFMSPTNEATGVDSVNIGTPTARGDVLLEHKSFSEISAEIQREDSVCRNDSLQQQPLAENKCINQRRNSKQHTPRKSGKVEVLKEICDQTNVDSKKRDSESPASNSKSPRRNVRQSKEFVNKSIHSETPTSGEITSELASPASQKSGSGRKRGRPRTSELRTEKALETNAVEEHDNKTVDRQDSGTQQDLATNGCNQKSDLEDTCVLRPRRSSSKRSLGSASVLEDNEAVAEMNVSDLLAEEESGNTKRVSQKRKSGDLLPQPLGKRKRLSFGGHLSPELFDKSLPPNSPLKRGAIPARLSLPFGGSPRAVLKKAQGLKLFFYQELSVCLQKEKMSPEKLPAQTPPAASSPDSGKATPQLPTGSPAPYRKGRFSVSHITTPSPIAEEQNGVAKDMNTGEKNGALEKTPKSNGVSQDDKTSMATPNNLTRSSRRSMKTPMKRRSGAVAVISSKRRSGASTANLLVAKSWAEVVKLGVARPQAKAVKKRAPKRRPMKKTTQSPKAPERKIKGHFSTGHAESPATVVVGRAHSTTGRIAGQVPKVVKNPISKQNLNMDESFTGLAEMFKTPENTSGETSPSSTVRDSDLTPPCTTMDTSELRTPEESGEMMVSPLNTPDSSGEILDCHDISDLMREEESPKSIFEIMYSRIPEGIAMLEEDLDVDSVSLSAEKQASQVKLESKRKTPDEKLESVNVGSAIKQPLKTPEKKPGLVEVLSGIKQLMKTAKQKSEETKTMFSPFTECFLKLYCVVFHWGNKTVLEDKGNTSQDKDSQQKLSTSEDHSTQRLTRGRPRKTVHPPSTKQCEKDLNSKELQGLEKKSIQEEMGEISTSTSVAKNTGRGRRTNLCMEKEIVSKHPVEKTVETVSLVETQVDTRRPRRGKTKEPKELKHPSEDLESSEKDSSVLQKDPANRKQALQEYDISSTSVTEDDQSRKTEGVSSSTQDENHQLQTDLKKSENTSDKGSVEDREEILLLHQKRSRGMKKIENTEALLPPKRQRRARNEQVEQAPSEELHGTTRKLRKHQSAKLLQGDEQTSETAPTEASGNRTELEVKVTEKRGKSSRNARKQPTEVKPDMCGMALENTQNVQKAKETSNETITETKSPTKNERKVSLGDEAENAQENTTKASQRLKSESPSGETDKMPVTVLNLEFKQEANRTRSRRGKKDSSEKKADEFAQDVNSLDLMLKCKSETEESSPKESSASSCVKQAHQVMKDQNNTADTLVTALNSDGIAHRHQKQTRNEQEANEPKQTEILQENRTPNNRITRRRLRGRRVNFKLEEASSEALGEERNLPGNEEGMACKHDQREASENPLEVRRSRRRQADSIPQAACSTFRKKETLIKDHSKDETSTKDQDPALEAIPSSTEEVPLRGRRRXEVAVASQTVSSLSIREKRGLLEGDDKKMTVKEDQNPALGDSTLQAKANASARDKRKEIDLAAEAKSSASLRRKRGLSETDDKEESTNEEQNVLLESVSCAKAKPLGRGRRKETPPVSHTTNSISLRRKRGLPADNGKEEALKDQNVPLGAVVSSLKDQPKRGRRNEAAILLEATSSTPARGKRNLSKESSRNNNHRKAKQMISEKPSSEEKIDLSKGYSGKKCSITSLAVSSSSLQGLPEDGKNETPKEQQGILLEVTQSGKENPSKAGRRKIVPSKSEETSSTFLREKLVLPEDRGQNGILTEGEGTALENNSSQEKQRQLRNKRKNVQFKPEAATSLRDNGNLPENGNISEMQCLIPTGSEESNQSGKGKEVNPTQQTTSTSRRRKCLLPADDVPPKKSKSENDENGSPKKGKRNKTEEKLEGNLKTTQTAGGTNRTTRSSTRASARTRK, encoded by the exons GAGAACAGAATGTGACATCCGCATCCAGTTGCCTCAGGTCTCAAAAGAACATTGTAAAattgaagtaaatgaaaacGAGGAG gcaATCTTGACAAATTTAAGTACAGTAAATCCTACGCAGCTGAACGGTAGCTGTTTTCAGCAACCTGTACCTCTGAAGCACGGAGATGTGTTAACTATTATTGATCGTTCTTTCAG GTTTGAATATCCTCTCCAATCATCTCCAAGAAAAAGGCGTTCCAGATCTCCAAAAGATGAAACGCGGCAG GTTCTTCATGTTCAGCAGGTGGCAGAAGTGGAGTTATTACATAAGCAAACTTCAGGATCTAAAAGATCTTCAG ATCATTCTGAGtgcaaagaacaaaatgctgatgaaaataaacaaagtacAGAGGAAAATATGTCCAAAGCCTTACCAGTTAAGCTACAAACACCTAAATCTTCATATAAGATAAAACAATCTACtagaaagcaaactgaaatgtcTCCCTTTAGTAAACTCTATGAAACGCTGAAACATGagattaaagtgaaaaaaactcTGCAAGGAGGAAATGTACctgaaaaagctggaaaagaagGTGGTAAGGGTGCCCTGCAGGAACCAAGTGCTCAAATCGCATCAAGTTGTGATCATGTAAGCcctactgaagaaaaagaaattggcataagtgaaaataatgaagaatataaaatgaaacaagaagtaATTAGTTCAGAACTTAATCAAATCTCAATGGTAGGAAGTGCTACCAAGAAATGTTTTACCAGAAGTCCGCGAACTTCTGTTTCAAAGGAGATGACAAAAAGTATTCTCAGGAGAAGTAACTTGCAAGATCATAAGGAAGAAAGTACACCAGGTAAATCTAAAGGCACTGAAGTTCCAGCCAAAACACCCAAACCCAGTAAGGAGAATGACAGAAATGCAGCATGTctgctgcagccatgctccATAGAACGCTTGGGTTATGCAGATGAGGTGAAAATCTACAACTCTGCaataacagcagagaaaatagcACAGACAACAAACATGACAAACGTTTCTGAAGTAGACAAACATGTTATGTCTACACCAACCCCCAGAAGGAAGAGTCCTCGATCTTGTTTCATGTCACCTACCAACGAAGCTACTGGGGTGGATTCTGTAAATATTGGTACTCCGACAGCTCGAGGAGATGTGTTGTTGGAACAcaaatctttttcagaaatttcagctgaaattcaaAGGGAAGATTCAGTGTGCAGAAATGATAGCCTCCAACAACagcctttggcagaaaataaatgcataaaccaGAGACGAAACAGTAAACAACATACACCAAGAAAATCGGGGAAAGTAGAAGTGCTGAAAGAAATCTGTGATCAGACAAATGTAGATTCAAAAAAGAGAGATTCTGAGTCTCCTGCTTCTAATTCCAAGAGTCCCAGAAGAAATGTCAGACAAAGTAAAGaatttgtaaacaaaagcaTCCATTCAGAGACACCAACTTCAGGAGAGATAACATCAGAACTGGCATCTCCTGCTAGTCAGAAATCTGgctctggaagaaaaaggggTAGGCCGAGGACCTCTGAACTGCGAACTGAGAAAGCACTGGAGACAAATGCAGTTGAAGAACACGACAATAAGACTGTAGACAGACAGGACAGTGGAACTCAACAAGATCTGGCCACCAATGGGTGTAATCAGAAATCAGATTTGGAAGATACTTGTGTTCTAAGACCTCGGAGATCATCATCAAAAAGGTCTTTGGGAAGTGCTAGTGTACTGGAAGACAATGAGGCTGTTGCAGAAATGAATGTTTCTGACCTGTTGGCTGAAGAAGAATCAG GTAACACAAAAAGAGTGTCTCAGAAGAGGAAGAGCGGTGATCTGTTACCTCAGCCTTTAGGCAAGCGAAAAAGATTGTCTTTTGGTGGTCATCTAAGTCCGGAACTCTTTGACAAAAGTTTGCCTCCCAACTCACCCCTTAAACGAGGTGCGATTCCTGCAAGGCTGAGCTTACCGTTTGGAGGCTCCCCACGCGCAGTGCTGAAAAAGGCTCAGGGGCTGAAGC tttttttctaccaagaactttctgtatgtttgcaaaaagaaaaaatgtcaccaGAAAAATTGCCAGCCCAGACGCCCCCAGCTGCCTCTTCCCCTGACTCTGGAAAAGCAACACCGCAGCTTCCTACAGGCTCTCCAGCACCTTACAGAAAAGGGCGTTTCTCTGTTTCGCACATCACAACACCATCACCAATTGCAGAAGAGCAGAACGGTGTTGCAAAAGATATGAATACAGGGGAGAAAAATGGTGCCCTAGAGAAAACACCTAAATCTAATGGTGTTAGCCAAGATGATAAAACCTCAATGGCAACACCTAACAACTTAACAAGAAGTTCACGACGTAGTATGAAGACTCCCATGAAGAGGAGGAGTGGTGCTGTAGCAGTTATCAGTTCAAAAAGAAGAAGCGGTGCCTCTACTGCCAACTTACTAG TTGCGAAATCTTGGGCAGAAGTGGTAAAATTGGGTGTTGCAAGACCACAGGCAAAGGCCGTTAAAAAACGTGCCCCAAAACGAAGACCAATGAAGAAGACAACACAGTCACCAaagg ctccagaaagaaaaataaaaggtcattttagCACAGGTCATGCAGAATCTCCTGCTACAGTAGTTGTAGGCAGAGCGCACTCTACCACTGGTAGAATAGCTGGACAGGTCCCTAAAGTGGTGAAAAATCCAATCTCgaaacaaaacttgaatatggatgaaagcttcacag ggctggctgagatgtttaaaactccagaaaatacaAGTGGAGAAACATCACCTTCAAGCACTGTTCGTGACAGTGATCTTACACCACCGTGCACGACAATGGACACTTCTGAACTGCGtactcctgaagaatctg gagagatgatggtgtcaccattaaatactccagattcttcaggagagaTACTGGATTGTCATGACATCTCAGAtttgatgagagaggaggaatctccaaagtctatatttgaaataatgtacTCCAGAATTCCAGAAGGAATAGCTATGCTGGAAGAAGATCTTGATGTGGACAGCGTATCATTAAGTGCAGAGAAACAAGCCTCTCAGGTGAAAttggaaagtaaaaggaaaacaccagaTGAGAAGCTGGAGTCAGTCAACGTTGGATCAGCCATCAAGCAGCCATTAAAAACCCCAGAGAAGAAGCCAGGACTTGTAGAGGTCCTGTCGGGCATCAAGCAGCTTATGAAGACTGCCAAGCAGAagtcagaggaaacaaag ACAATGTTCAGCCCGtttactgaatgctttttaaaactctacTGTGTTGTCTTTCACT GggggaataaaactgttttagaagacaaaggaaatacttCACAAGATAAAGATTCTCAACAAAAGTTGTCAACTAGCGAAGACCACTCTACCCAGAGACTAACAAGGGGCAGACCAAGGAAGACTGTACATCCACCTTCAACAAAGCAGTgtgaaaaggatttaaattcaaaagaattgcaaggtctggagaaaaagagcatcCAAGAAGAGATGGGAGAGATCAGTACTTCAACTTCAGtagctaaaaatacaggaagaggaaggagaacaaatctttgcatggaaaaagaaattgtttcaaagcaTCCTGTTGAGAAAACAGTTGAAACCGTTTCACTTGTGGAAACGCAGGTTGATACTCGAAGACCAAGAAGAGGTAAAACTAAGGAACCTAAGGAGTTAAAACATCCTAGTGAGGATCTTGagtcttctgaaaaagattCTTCAGTGCTACAAAAAGATCCTGCAAATAGGAAACAGGCTTTGCAGGAGTATGATATCAGTAGCACATCTGTAACTGAAGATGatcaaagcagaaagacagaaggcgTATCTAGTAGCACTCAGGATGAAAATCACCAActgcaaacagatttaaaaaaatctgaaaacacaTCTGACAAAGGTAGTgtagaagacagagaagaaattcttctattGCATCAGAAGAGGTctagaggaatgaaaaaaatagaaaacacagaagcactgcttccacccaaaagacaaagaagagctaGGAATGAACAGGTTGAACAAGCTCCTTCAGAGGAACTTCATGGGACGACAAGGAAACTTCGTAAACACCAATCAGCAAAATTACTACAAGGTGATGAGCAGACTTCTGAGACTGCCCCCACAGAAGCAtctggaaacagaactgaacttgaagtaaaggtaacagaaaaaagaggtaagtcttcaagaaatgctagaaaacaaccaacagaagtaaaaccagaCATGTGCGGGATGGCacttgaaaatacacagaatgttCAGAAAGCCAAGGAGACTTCAAATGAAACCATTACGGAAACAAAATCACCCaccaaaaatgagaggaaagtaTCTCTGGGAGATGAAGCGGAAAATGCTCAGGAAAATACTACAAAGGCATCTCAAAGATTAAAGTCAGAATCACCTTCTGGAGAGACAGATAAAATGCCAGTAACTGTTCTCAACTTGGAATtcaaacaagaagcaaacagaactagaagcaggagagggaaaaaagactcTTCAGAGAAGAAGGCTGATGAATTTGCCCAGGATGTAAACAGCCTAGATCTTATGCTTAAATGTAAGTCAGAAACAGAGGAATCTTCTCCCAAAGAGTCTTCAGCCTCTAGTTGTGTCAAGCAGGCACACCAAGTAATGAAAGACCAGAACAACACAGCTGACACATTGGTAACTGCTCTAAACAGTGATGGCATTGCTCATAGACAtcaaaagcagacaagaaatgagcaggaagcaaatgaaccaaagcaaactgaaatcctGCAAGAGAATCGAACACCAAATAATAGAATTACACGTAGAAGACTTAGAGGAAGAAGAGTTAATTTTAAACTTGAAGAAGCCAGTTCCGAAGCtctaggagaagaaaggaatttACCTGGGAATGAGGAAGGAATGGCTTGCAAACATGATCAACGTGAGGCTTCAGAAAATCCTTTAGAAGtaaggaggagcagaagaaggCAAGCTGATTCCATTCCACAAGCAGCTTGTTCTACCTTT cgaaaaaaagaaaccttaatTAAAGATCATAGTAAAGATGAGACTTCTACAAAAGATCAAGATCCAGCTTTGGAAGCTATTCCCTCTTCAACAGAAGAAGTTCCGCTGAGAGGACGAAGGCGGTGAGAGGTTGCTGTAGCATCACAAACGGTGAGTTCTCTTTCTATCAGAGAAAAACGTGGCTTGCTAGAAGGTGATGATAAAAAGATGACTGTGAAAGAAGATCAAAATCCAGCATTGGGAGATAGCACTTTgcaggcaaaagcaaatgcatcagcaagggacaaaagaaaagagattgatctagcagcagaggcaaaaagTTCAGCTTCTCTCCGGAGAAAACGTGGCTTGTCAGAAACTGATGACAAAGAGGAGAGTactaatgaagaacaaaacgTGCTTTTGGAATCGGTGTcctgtgcaaaagcaaagccattaggaaggggcagaaggaaagaaactcctcCAGTGTCACACACAACTAATTCCATTTCTCTTAGAAGAAAACGTGGTTTGCCAGCAGATAATGGTAAAGAAGAGGCTCTTAAAGATCAAAATGTTCCGTTAGGAGCAGTTGTTTCAAGTCTAAAAGATCAaccaaaaagaggcagaaggaatgAAGCTGCCATATTATTAGAAGCCACAAGTTCTACTCCTGCTCGGGGAAAACGTAACTtatcaaaagaaagtagcagaaataataatcataggaaagctaaacaaatgatttctgaaaaaccCTCTTCCGAAGAAAAAATTGACCTTTCAAAAGGGTACTCAGGGAAAAAGTGTAGTATCACTTCACTGGCTGTTAGTTCTAGTTCACTTCAAGGTTTGCCAGAAGATGGTAAGAATGAAACTCCCAAAGAGCAACAGGGTATACTTTTGGAAGTAACccaatcaggaaaagaaaatccatcgaaggcaggcagaaggaaaatagttcCTTCCAAATCTGAAGAAACTAGTTCAACCTTTCTCAGGGAAAAGCTTGTCTTGCCTGAAGACAGAGGTCAAAACGGAATCCTTACGGAAGGTGAAggtacagctctggaaaataactcatcccaggaaaaacaaaggcaactgagaaataagaggaaaaatgtacaaTTCAAACCAGAGGCAGCTACTTCTCTTCGTGACAATGGCAACTTGCCTGAAAACGGCAACATTTcggaaatgcagtgtttgataCCCACTGGTTCTGAAGAAAGTAAtcagtctggaaaaggaaaagaggttaaCCCTACCCAACAGACAACTTCCACTTCtcgcagaagaaaatgtctgttgcCAGCAGATGATGTACCacctaaaaaatcaaaatcag AGAATGATGAAAACGGATCacccaaaaaagggaaaagaaacaaaactgaagaaaaacttgaaggCAATCTGAAGACAACTCAGACTGCTGGAGGGACGAACAGGACAACAAGATCaagcacaagagcaagtgcaagaacaagaaaatag